A genomic segment from Paraburkholderia hayleyella encodes:
- a CDS encoding ClcB-like voltage-gated chloride channel protein translates to MLSFLLKLRTRTRFLFRLSDAHTMLLWSAIVGVLGAFATVAFREGIALLQQAVSGRSGSLVEMARRLPWSTRIWLPAAGGLIAGLILLIARRGTDKKAHTDYMEAVAIGDGVIPVRLSLWRSLSSLFTIASGGSIGREGPMVQLAALCASLVGRWVHFDPARLRLLVACGAAAGITSAYNAPIAGAFFVTEIVLGSIAMESFGPVLVASVVANITMREFAGYRPPYEMPVFPTVTGFEVLFFVALGVLCGVAAPQFLRLLERSKSVFNRLPLPLPLRLALGGLAVGLLSVWTPEVWGNGYSVVNSILHSPWTWNALVVVLMFKLIATAATVGSGAVGGIFTPTLFVGAVLGSLFGAGLHALWPHATSLPFAYAMVGMGAFLAGATQAPLMAILMIFEMTLSYQVVLPLMLSCVMAYFVARAIGKTSMYEITLHRNREEQAQMRLRATQMRELIRAAQTVVPPSASVTEMTRVFLEYPVKYLYVTSDEGNLLGVVALKDITSDLLQKRDTSHKSAADYLQPPIDVLTPDMSLSAALAHFMAFQGERLPVIESAAQPKLAGVVYKSSLLDAYFRMNSTR, encoded by the coding sequence GTGCTTTCATTCCTGCTCAAGCTGCGCACCCGCACCCGTTTCCTCTTTCGCCTCTCGGATGCCCACACGATGCTGCTATGGTCCGCCATCGTGGGGGTGCTGGGAGCGTTTGCCACGGTGGCTTTCCGCGAAGGCATCGCGCTCTTGCAACAGGCTGTCTCGGGCCGTTCGGGCAGCCTCGTCGAAATGGCCCGGCGTCTGCCCTGGAGCACTCGCATCTGGCTGCCTGCGGCGGGTGGCCTGATCGCGGGCCTGATCCTGCTCATCGCACGGCGCGGCACCGATAAAAAAGCCCATACCGATTACATGGAAGCCGTAGCCATTGGCGACGGCGTGATCCCGGTGCGGCTCAGCCTGTGGCGCAGCCTGTCATCGCTCTTCACCATCGCCAGCGGCGGCTCGATTGGCCGCGAAGGCCCGATGGTCCAGCTCGCGGCGCTGTGCGCATCGCTGGTCGGACGCTGGGTGCATTTCGATCCAGCGCGCTTGCGCCTGCTAGTCGCCTGCGGCGCAGCGGCGGGCATTACCTCCGCCTATAACGCGCCGATTGCAGGCGCGTTCTTCGTCACGGAGATCGTGCTGGGCTCCATCGCCATGGAAAGTTTCGGCCCCGTCCTCGTGGCCTCGGTGGTCGCCAACATTACGATGCGCGAGTTCGCCGGCTACCGCCCCCCCTACGAGATGCCGGTGTTTCCCACCGTCACCGGGTTCGAAGTGCTGTTCTTCGTCGCACTCGGTGTGCTGTGTGGCGTGGCAGCGCCCCAGTTCCTGCGGCTGCTGGAGCGCTCGAAAAGTGTTTTTAACCGTTTGCCCCTGCCCTTGCCGCTGCGGCTGGCATTAGGCGGGCTGGCCGTCGGCCTGCTCTCGGTATGGACACCCGAGGTCTGGGGCAATGGCTATAGCGTCGTCAATTCGATCCTGCATTCGCCCTGGACCTGGAACGCGCTCGTGGTGGTGCTGATGTTCAAGCTGATCGCCACCGCCGCCACGGTGGGTTCGGGTGCCGTGGGCGGCATTTTTACGCCCACGCTGTTCGTCGGCGCGGTGCTCGGCTCGCTCTTTGGCGCAGGCCTGCACGCCTTGTGGCCGCATGCGACCTCGCTGCCGTTTGCTTATGCGATGGTCGGCATGGGCGCGTTTCTCGCAGGGGCCACCCAGGCGCCATTGATGGCCATTCTGATGATCTTCGAGATGACGTTGAGCTATCAGGTGGTGTTGCCGCTGATGCTGTCGTGCGTGATGGCGTATTTTGTCGCGCGGGCAATTGGCAAGACCTCGATGTACGAAATCACGCTGCACCGCAACCGCGAAGAGCAGGCGCAAATGCGGCTGCGCGCCACGCAGATGCGCGAACTGATCCGCGCGGCGCAAACCGTGGTGCCGCCCAGCGCAAGCGTGACGGAGATGACCCGCGTGTTTCTTGAGTACCCCGTGAAATATCTGTACGTCACCAGCGACGAGGGGAATTTGCTCGGGGTTGTCGCGCTCAAGGACATTACCTCGGACCTCCTGCAAAAACGCGACACCAGCCACAAGAGCGCCGCCGATTATCTTCAGCCGCCGATTGATGTGCTCACGCCCGATATGTCACTGAGTGCGGCGCTGGCACATTTCATGGCGTTTCAAGGCGAACGCCTGCCTGTCATCGAGAGCGCCGCGCAACCGAAACTCGCTGGTGTGGTTTATAAAAGCTCGTTGCTGGACGCTTATTTCCGGATGAATTCCACGCGCTAG
- a CDS encoding YeiH family protein: MSPAPLPVRTGSGSVSPSPSASVSISAVAAKPARSKVSLPAAPSFRGQLNGILFVALFALAVTQIAALPIISGLGLSPLIIGIVAGALYGNVLNDGLPASWAAGVNFSARRLLRLAVAFFGLRISLQEVAQVGLPGLTVSLLVVVSTLFIGTWAGMKLMKLDRDTALLTAAGSAICGAAAVLAFESTLQSKPHKSAVAIGSVVLFGTLSMFAYPLLFRAGWLPLDTVGAGLFFGGSIHEVAQVVGAASNVNAEAAHIATIVKMTRVMLLVPVLLVLGVWLSRQARREAGPGAEASASPSRNDTRKLAVPWFALGFLALVGVNSLHLLSSSATQTLNLLDTFALTMAMTALGIETRFSQIREAGPRALTTGLILYGWLVFGGLGLTWAVQRLLG; this comes from the coding sequence ATGTCCCCCGCTCCCCTCCCGGTCCGCACCGGTTCCGGTTCCGTTTCCCCTTCCCCTTCCGCTTCCGTTTCCATTTCCGCTGTCGCGGCTAAACCCGCGCGTTCCAAGGTTTCCCTGCCTGCGGCGCCTTCGTTCCGGGGACAGCTCAACGGCATTCTCTTCGTCGCCCTGTTCGCCCTCGCGGTGACTCAGATCGCCGCGCTGCCGATAATCAGCGGGCTTGGCTTAAGCCCGCTGATTATCGGCATCGTCGCCGGTGCGCTCTACGGCAACGTGCTCAACGATGGCCTGCCCGCCAGTTGGGCGGCTGGCGTGAATTTCTCGGCACGCCGGCTGCTGCGCCTCGCCGTCGCATTTTTCGGCTTGCGCATCAGCTTGCAAGAAGTTGCCCAGGTGGGCCTGCCTGGCCTGACGGTCTCGCTGCTGGTCGTCGTCAGCACGCTTTTCATCGGCACCTGGGCGGGCATGAAGCTCATGAAGCTGGACCGCGATACCGCCTTGCTCACCGCCGCTGGCAGTGCCATTTGCGGCGCGGCGGCGGTGCTGGCCTTCGAATCCACGCTTCAGTCCAAACCGCACAAGAGCGCCGTGGCCATCGGCAGTGTCGTGCTGTTCGGCACGCTGTCCATGTTTGCCTATCCGCTGCTGTTTCGCGCAGGCTGGCTGCCGCTGGATACTGTCGGCGCGGGACTGTTTTTTGGCGGCTCGATTCACGAGGTCGCGCAGGTGGTCGGTGCGGCCAGCAACGTCAACGCCGAAGCAGCGCATATCGCCACGATCGTGAAGATGACGCGCGTGATGCTGCTGGTGCCCGTGCTGCTGGTGCTAGGCGTATGGCTCAGCCGCCAGGCCCGGCGCGAAGCCGGGCCGGGTGCAGAAGCCAGCGCAAGTCCCAGCCGGAACGACACGCGCAAGCTGGCGGTACCCTGGTTCGCGCTGGGGTTTCTGGCGCTGGTTGGCGTGAATTCGCTGCATCTGCTGTCCAGCAGCGCCACGCAGACGTTAAATCTGCTCGATACGTTCGCGCTCACGATGGCGATGACCGCACTCGGAATCGAAACCCGCTTCTCGCAGATTCGTGAGGCCGGGCCACGAGCGCTGACGACCGGTCTGATCCTGTATGGCTGGCTAGTGTTCGGCGGGCTGGGCCTCACCTGGGCGGTACAACGGCTGCTGGGATAA